Within Fibrobacter succinogenes, the genomic segment CGACGTTCTGGCTGAAGGATGTAATTGGTGTACAGCCGAAGATGCCGGAGATGGTGCTTACGAAACCATCGCAGCTGATAGCTCCGCCCATTTCGGCTTTGTGGATTTGACGCTTGAGGGCGCCGCTGCAAAGTGCGCTCGAGTCACCGACCGTTTCTGTCGCGGAGACGAGGTAAATCGCGACAACGGAGAGAATAGCGCCGAGGTGAAATTCTGGAGTGAATGGGAGAATCTTCGGGAGCGCGATGATGCTGCAGTTGGAAAGTCCGGAGAAGTCTACCATGCCCATGCAAAGCGAGAGAATGTAACCGACGATGAGGCCGACCAAGACGGAAAGCGAGCGCAAGAACCCTTTCGCAAAAATTTGCGTGAGCAAACAGGTGAGGAGCGTAACGCTACCGACAATCCAGTTCTGCGCGGAACCGAAATCAGCGGCGCCTTGGCCGCCAGCGAATGAGTTTGCGCCGATGGGCAAAAGCGAGAATCCGATGGACGTGACGACTGTGGCCGCGACGATGTGCGGGATGAGCTTGAGCCAGTATTTAGCGCAGAGGCCGAGCAAGCCTTCGATGATGCCGCCTACGATGACTGCGCCCATGAGCGCACCCATGCCCTGCGTAGTTCCGATGGAAATAGAAACGGAAAGGAATGTAAAGCTGATGCCCATCACGATGGGGAGTCTGGAACCGATTTTCCAAACGGGGTAGAGCTGGATGAGCGTACCGATGCTCGCAATAATCATGCAATTTTGGATAAGCGAAGCGGTGATGCCC encodes:
- a CDS encoding nucleobase:cation symporter-2 family protein; amino-acid sequence: MKTSDNIYQLDGRIPLLQAIPFGLQHVLAMFVSNITPIIILANVVGIEKGITASLIQNCMIIASIGTLIQLYPVWKIGSRLPIVMGISFTFLSVSISIGTTQGMGALMGAVIVGGIIEGLLGLCAKYWLKLIPHIVAATVVTSIGFSLLPIGANSFAGGQGAADFGSAQNWIVGSVTLLTCLLTQIFAKGFLRSLSVLVGLIVGYILSLCMGMVDFSGLSNCSIIALPKILPFTPEFHLGAILSVVAIYLVSATETVGDSSALCSGALKRQIHKAEMGGAISCDGFVSTISGIFGCTPITSFSQNVGLASLSGVVNRFAIATSAGIMILGGIFPPIGTLLTTIPQAVLGGCTIMMFGSILFAGFGMIAKSGFSQRNMIIVSMSLSIGLGFTSASKMFQIFPQTIQIIFAENCVAVVFLLAVALNLVLPKDKEEKIAEKK